In Deltaproteobacteria bacterium, the sequence CCGGCTCGTCGCCGAAGTGGGCGCGGATGATCCGCTGCTTCAGGTACTCGAGGGTGCCGAGGTCTTCGACGATGTCGCCGCCGGTGTCGTAGAAGAAGATCTCGCCGCTCTTGTTGCGTCCGACGGCGACCACCCACTCGAGCTCGTCACGGTCTTCGAGCAGATAGTTGATGGTCTGCGACACTCCCTTTCCGGAGATGATCGTGACCTTCGCACGTGCGGTCTTGTCGTCGTTCGCCATCAGCGGATTGAACAGAATCGGCTAACGGGACCGTATAAGCGGGCTAGGGAGCAGTCAATACGGCTTCGAGGATCGTCTCGACGTGCGGACTCTGCGGAAACAGGTCGATGGGCTGCACGCGGGCGACGACGAAGCCGGCGCCCGCGAGCGTGCGGACGTCGCGCGCGAGCGTCGTCGGATCGCACGATACGTACACGATGCGTCGGGGCGCGAGGCGCGCGAGCAGCCCGGCGACGGCCGCGGCGCCCGTTCGCGGCGGGTCGAGCACGACCACGTCCGCGCCGGAGAGGCCGTGGCGGCGCAGGTGGTCGTCCGCCGCGGCGACCTCGAAGCGTGCGTTGACGAGCCCGCTCGCCGCCGCGCTCGCCGCGCCGTCCTCGACGGCGCGCGGGTCCTGGTCGACGGCGACGACCGACGACGCGGCGCGGGCGAGCGGCAGGGTGAGGTTTCCGGCGCCGCAGAAGAGGTCGAGGACGGGCGCCCCGCCGCCGACCATCGCCACCACGGTGCGTACGAGGAGGAGGTTGGCGGCCGGATTCACCTGCGTGAAGGTTCCCGCGCGCTGGACGGTCGGCGCCGCGTCGATCTCGGAGCGTACCGTGATCTCCGTGACGCCGAAGCGGCGCGTCCACGTCCGACCACGGAGCGCGACGCCCGCGGCCGTCGGCGTCGCGGCGAGCCAGGCGCGGATCGCGCCGTCGTCGGCGGCCGCGAATGCGCCGCGCGCGGTGGCGTCGAGCACGAGTCCCTTGCGGCCGTTCGCGACGATCTCCACGTCCTCGAGCGTCGTTTGCAGCGATCCGACGAGCGCGCGCAGCGGCGCGAGCCCGGCCGCGACGGCGGGCTCCGCGATCGGGCACCGGTCGATCGGGACGAGCGCGTGCGAACGCGGCCGGCGGTAGCCCACGACGCCGCCCGCGCCGACGTGTACGCGGATCCGGTGGCGATAGGCCCATTCCGAGGGCGCCGCCAAGATGGGCGCGAGCGCGCGCGGCGTCACGCCGGCGATCCGCGCCAGCGACTCGCGGACGTTCGTCTCCTTGGCGGCGAGCTGCGTCACGTAGTCGACGTGTTGCCACGGGCAGCCGCCGCACTCGCGCGCCCACGGACACGGCGGGTCGCGCCGCGCCGGACCGGGTGCGCACACGTGAAGGAGCGCGGCGCGCGCCCAGTTGCCGTGCTCCTCGACGACGCGAACCCGGACGCGGTCGCCCGGCGCGGCCCCCGGAACGAACACGACCCGGCCGTCGCGGCGGCCGACCGCGTCCGGCCCGTAGGCGAGCGTGGTCACGTCGAGGACGAACGTCCCCGGCTCGTCGGGACAATGGGGCGTCAGCGGCGTCGACTCAGTTCGCGGTGGAGGGTGCTTCCACCGGCGCGTCGGCCGCCGGCGCCTCGCGTGCGGGCGCCGGCTGCGCGCGCGTCACCGCCTCGAAGCGGGCGACGAGCTCTTCGAAGCGGCGCGCCATCTGCTCGCTCCGCCCGGCGACGTCCTCGAGGCGGCGCGCCATGAACGTGCGCTGGTCCTCGAGCTCGCGGATCTTTCCCTCGAGCTCCTGGACGCGCGGGTTGGCGGCGATGATGTAGTTGCCCGCGCCCGACGTCACCATGAACACCGCGCCGGCCACGCCCAGGATGAACCCGAGCAGGAACCCCACCAGTATCTTCAAGATCATGCGGCCTCCTCCAATCGTCCGAGCTCGCGCACCAATACCATGATCGCGGGGAGTGTGACGGTCCCGGCGCTCTGGAGGTCGGCGAGGAGGGCGCGAATGCGTTCCAGGGTGGCGGCGCGGCGGAGGCGGAAGGTGACGACCCGCGCCGCGACCTCGCCGCTGCCGGCGAGGAGCTGGCGGGTGAGCTCGCGGCGCACGTGGTCGAGCTCGGCGCCGAGGCTTTCGACGGCGCGGCGCTCCCAGCGGTCCTCGCCGGCGACGTCGTCGAGCGCCTGTCGGAGCCACGCGAAGTCGAAGATCTCGGCCGCGCCGAAGTACGCGGCGGCGGCGGTCGCGGGCGGAATGTTCGTCGCGCCGGCGACGTGGGCGACGTCGAGGAGGGCACGCAGCCCTTCCAGCCGGACGCAGGCCGCGGCGAGGTCCGTCGGCACCTGCTCCGCGACGAGGGCGGCGACGCGGGCGTCCCGGCGGGCGCGCTCCGCGGCGGGCAACGCCGCCTCCGCCTCGGCGAGGGCGGGCCGGGTGCGGTCGATCATCGCGTCGAGCGGACCGAGGCGCGGGTAGGCGGCGAGGATCCAGCGCACGGCGCGATCGAGTCCGGCGACCACCAGGTCCAGGATGCGTGTTTCGATCGTCGGGCCCGCGTCCACGGCTCGCGCCGCGATCGCCCGCGCGTCGGAGAGCGCGTCGGCGACCACGAACGCGCGTGCGACGTCCGGGGCCGTCGCGCCGCTCTCGCGCATGGTGCGGGTGAAGAAAGCGGCGCCCATCAGGTCCACGACGTCGTTGGTGAGGGTGGTCGCGATGATCTCGCGGCGGAGACGGTGCACGCGGATCGCGTCGCGGCAGCGGGCGACCATCCGCGCCGGGAAATACGCCAGCAGCACGCGCTCGAGGTGGGGATCCTCGCAGAGCGCGTCGCTCGCGAGGAGCCGCGTCGCGTGCATCTTGGCGTAGGCGAGCAGCACCGCCAGCTCCGGCCGGGTGAGGCCGCGGGCGATCGAGCGCCGGGCGCGCAGCGCGTCGCGGTCGGGGAGTCCCTCGAGGGCGCGATCGAGGAGGCCGGTCGCCTCGAGGTCAGCCATCATCTCGCGGAAGTGGACGAGCCGGGTCTCGCTGCGGCGCTGATCGCGCGAGATGGCGCGGCTCTGGCTCCGGTTGTGCGCGAGCACGAGCGCGGCCACGTCCTCGGCGAGCTCCTGGAGGAGCGCGTTCCGCTCGGCCGTCGTCATGGCGCCGCTCGCCACCGGCGGCTGGAGCGCGATCTTGAGGTTCACCTCGTGATCGGAGGTGTCGACGCCCGCCGAATTGTCGATGGCGTCGGTGTTGATGCGTCCGCCGGCGAGCGCGAACTCGACCCGGGCGCGCTGCGTGAAACCGAGGTTCCCGCCTTCGCCGACGACGCGCGCGCGCAGCTCGCTCGCGTTGACGCGCACGGTGGCGTTCGTGCCGTCGCCGACGTCGGCGTTGCTCTCGCCGCGCGACTTCACGTACGTGCCGATGCCGCCGTTGAAGAGCAGGTCGGTCGGCATCCGCAGAACCGCCTGGATCAGCTGGTCGCCGTCGATCGTCTCGGCGGCGATGCCGAGCATGGCGCGCGCCTCGGCCGAGAGGCGGACGATCTTCGTGCCGCGCGGGATCACCGCGCCTCCCGCGCTCAGCGCCTCGGGGCGATAGTCGGCCCAGCTCGAGTGCGGCAGGGCGAACAGGCGCGTGCGCTCGGCGTACGATGCCTCCGGATCCGGGTCGGGATCGAGAAAGACGTGGCGGTGGTCGAACGCCGCGCGCAGCCGCGCGGCGCGGGAGCACAGCAGGCCGTTCCCGAAGACGTCGCCGCTCATGTCGCCGATGCCGGTCACCGTGAAAGGGTCGCGGGCGACGTCGCGTCCGTCGAGCTCGCGGAAGTGGAGCGCGACGCATTCCCAGGCGCCGCGGGCGGTGATGCCCATGCGCTTGTGGTCGTACCCGTGCGAGCCGCCCGAGGCGAAGGCGTCGCCGAGCCAGAAGCCCCGCTCCTCGGCGAGCGCGTTGGCGACGTCCGAGAACGTCGCGGTGCCCTTGTCGGCGGCGACGACCAGGTAGGGATCCGGCTCGTCGTGGCAGACGGTCCCCTCCGGACGCGCGATGCGGTCGCCGTCGACGTCGTCGGTGAGGTCGAGGAGGCAGCCGACGAACGTGCGATAGGCGTCGAGCACCGCCGGCGGACTCACGGGCCCCTTCACGACGAAGCCGCCCTTCGCGCCGACCGGCACGATGACGGCGTTCTTCACGGTCTGCGTCTTCATGAGGCCGAGGACCTCGGTCCGGAAGTCGTCGCGCCGATCGCTCCACCGCAGACCGCCCCGCGCGATGCGTCCCGCCCGCAGGTGCACGCCCTCGATGCGCGGGCCGTGGACGAAGATCTCGTACAACGGGCGCGGCTTCGGCATGTGGTCGACCCGGGTGCCATCGATCTTGAACGCGACGGTGTCGCCGCGGCCGGCCGCGAGCCCGGCGTAGTAGCTCGTCCGGACGGTCGCGCCGACCATGTTGCCGAGCGCGCGGAGCACGCGGTCGTCGGCGATGCTCGGGACGTCGTCGAGCGCGCGCACGAACGCCTCGTAGGCCGCGGAGGCGCGGCCGCGATCGGCGTGCGGGTCGTGGCGCGCGCCGAACCACGCGAAGAGCAGCGCGGCGTGGCTCGGGTTGCGGATGAGCGCCTCGACCGACGCCCGCGGGCTCGGCGCCGCGCCGATCTGCGCCGCGTAGGCGGCGTAGGCGCGCAGCACTTGCACCTCCTGCCACGCGAGGCCGGCGGCCGGCACCAGGCGGTGCAGCCCGTCGCTCTCGACCCGACCCTCGCGGACGGCGAGCACGGTCGCGACGAGGCGCGCGGCGTCGCGCGCGACGTCCACGCGATCGCCCGCCTCGGTCCGCACGAGGAAGGTCTCGACGTGGGCGGGCGCGCCGTCGAGCGCGGGCAGGAGCACGGTGTTCTCCGCGAACACCCGCAGGCCGAGGTCTTCGAGCACGGGCATGACGTCGGAGAGGACGAGGGGCTCCCGCAGATAGAGCTTGAGCGCGGTGTAGGGCTCGGGATGTCCGGCGGCGTCGGCGAGGGCGATTCGCGTCCTGCCGCCGCCGGCGAGGGCCTCGAGCTCCGCCACGTCGTCGGCGGCGGTTGCCGGGTCGGTCGCCGCCTTGTAGGCGTCCGGAAAGATCGCCGCGTAGCGGTCCGCGAGGGCCGCACCGTCGACGTCGCCCCGCGCGCTGCGCAGCCGATCGCGCAGGCGGTCGTTCCAGCCGCGCGTCAGCTCGGCGATCTCGCACTGCAGGTCCTCGCGCCGGATCGCCAGCACCTGGGCACGCGACGCGGCGAGCGAGACGTGCAGGCGCGCGTGCTCGCCCTCGCCGAGCACGACGTGGTCTTCGACGACCTCGCCGCCGAAGCGCGTCGCCAGCAGGTCGCGCACGCGGTCGCGGACGACCTCGGAGAAGGCGTCGCGCGGCATGACGATCGTGGCGGCGACGCCGCGCTCGAGCGGATCGGGGCGCAACGTGAGCGACAGCTCGCGCGTGCGCTCGGCCGCGAGGATCGCGCGGATCTCGCCGCGGATCGCGTCGACCGACATCGCGAAGAGATCGGCCTTGGGCAGCGTGTCGAAGACGGCCAGGATCTCGCGGTGCTCGTGCGAATCCGGGACGACGCGCTCGGCCTGCAACACCTGCTGCAAGCGCCGCCGCAAGACCGGGATCTCCGAGGCCTCGTCGGCATGGGCCTGGAAGGTGAAGAGTCCGAGGAGGCGGAACTCGCCGCGCACGCGACCCTGGCGGTCGAGCTTCTTGACGCCCACGTACTCCATCCGCACGTCGCGGTGGACCGGGGCGTGGGCGGTGGTGCGCGCGAGGACGAGCAGCGGTCCGCCGACCACGCGGCTGCGTATCGGCTCGGGGATGCTCGCGACCGGCGTCGGCTCGGCGTAGTGCGAGCGCTCCGTGCGACGGAGGAGCCCGAGACCGGAGTCGGGGTCGAGCGCGAGGGTCGGCACGTCGTCGCGCTCCTCGAGGGAGACGCTGCGGTACCCGAGGAAGACGAAGCCGCCGGCGATCAGCCAGCGCAGCAGCTCCTGGACCTCCTGCACCTCGTCGTCCCAGGCCGCGCTGCCGCCCTTGTACCCGTCGAGGTGCGCGACGACCCCCTCGGTCGCGGCGACGAGCGCGGGATAGTCGTCCGTCACGAGCACGAGGTCGGCGAGGCGCGCGGCGACGCTCGCCTCGAGATCGGCGCGGCGCTCCGCGTCGAGGGGCGGCAACACGGCGAGCACGAGCGACTCGCGCCGGCCGCTCTCGCCCGCAGCGTCGAGCCCCTGGAGCCGTCCGAGCTCGCCGCCGGCGGCGGGCTCGCGCCGCGTCGTCAGCAGCGGGTGGAGGACGTGGCGGACCTCGATGCCCGCCGCCCGCACGCAGTTGCGGATCGTGTCGACGATGAACGGGCGATCGGTCGCGACGGTCTCGAGGACGGTGGCCACGTCGTCCGCGCGGGTCCGGACGCGCGGCGCCTGGCCGGGCGCCGCGAGGAAGGCGAAGCTCCGCGTGGCGACCGCGGCGGCCGCCTCGTCGCCGAGCTCCTCGGCCCAGGGCTCGCCGTCCTTGCTGAAGAGGGCGGTGGCCAGCACGGCGATCGCCTCGTCCTCCCATCCCGCGTGGCGTTCGCGCACGCGGGAGACGATGCGCGCCAGACGATCGGTCTCGACGGCCGCCGGGCGGCTCACGGCGTCACCGGGCGCCGCCGGATGCGCGCCGCGTCCTCCCAGGGCTGGTCGACCGGAAAGGCGGCGTCGGCGTGCACCTCGATCCGCGCGCAGCCGCGCGCCGCGGCGCGCGCTCCGGCGCAGGCGAGGAGCGCGGCGACGGCCGCGGCGTCGCCGCGCAGCTCGCGTACCATCGCGGTCGTCGGACCGAGCCCGCGCACGTACGCGATCACGACGAGCCCGGCGAGGGCGTCCGCGCCTTCCCGCTCGGCGACGTAGAGGTCCTCGCGGAGCGTGCCGACGAGCCGCCGGAAGCGCTTGCGGTCCGCGCGGGCCGCGTCGAGCGGAGCGCCGAGCAGGGCTCGTACGCGCGTGAAGTCGTCCCGGCGCGCGCGCCGCACCACGAGCCCGGCCAGCATGGCCCCGGTGTTTACCAACCGGGACGCGGCCGGGCCAGCGGAGGGCATCGCGAGATCGGCTCGCATCCTCGTCGGCTCGCGCCCGCCGGCGTCCGGTCAGCGCGTCTTCTGGCGGCAGACGACGCGGTTCGCGCGTCGGTTCGTCTGGCAGCCGCTCGCGCTGACGTAGCGTTCGCTCGCGACCGCCACCGACAGTACGAGCTCGGGGGCGCGGCTGCGCTCGAGGTCGAGATGCGCTGCGGTCAGGGCGAGCGTATAGCGCGCGCCGTCGCGCGAGTGCAGCGTGACCTTCTTCACGCCGCCGAGGAGCTGGCCCGTCTTGTCGGCGAACGACAGGCTCGTGCCGTTGCGGTTCATCTTCCAGTCGCGCGCGGGGACGACCACCTGCATCAGCTGGTCGCCGTCGGTCTTGGCGAGCGTCATCGTGAGCGCTTGCCCCGCGACCTCCGCCATCGCGGCGGCCGCGATCGCGTCGAAACGGCCCTTGATGGTGATCGAGTCCTCGTGCGCGGCCTTCCCGATCGCGATCCGCATCGACTGGATCACGAGGAGGCCGCACGCGTCCGTGGCGAGCTGGTCGGGATTCGCCATCGCGTCGCAGTTGTCGCACGCGTCGCCGATGCCGTCGCCGTCGATGTCCTCCTGCCGTCCGTTGGACGCCGCGGGGCAATTGTCCTCGGCGTCGGCGATGCCGTCGGCGTCGGCATCCGGCGGCGGAGGCGTCGGCGCGATGGTCGGCGTCGGCGCCGGCGTCGGCTCGCCCGCGCCGTTCCCGGGGTACAGATAGCTCGCGCCGGCGCGGTCGTCGTCGGTGAGGCCGGCGCCGCGGCCGTCGAAGTGGGCGAACGAGTACATCGTTGCGCTCGCGTCGGTGGAGTGCGCGAGGCCGATCGTATGGCCGATCTCGTGCGTCGCGACCTCCGCGAGGTTGGTCGCGTTCCAGAACGAGCAGCCGCTCCAGCCGTTGTTGAAGATGATGTCGCCTTCGACCACCTCGCGGAACGTCGTGCCGGCGAAGGTCTTCGACGCGCCGCCGGCGCAGTAGCCGCCGATGGCGAGGACGCCGCCGCAGCCCGAGGGATCGGTCACCTCGTTGAACGGGTCGTTGAAGACGATCTTGCTGGTGCCGTCGCAGAAGCCGTTTGCGGTCGCCGCGGTCGTTCCGGCGGACTGCATGACCAGCGACGATGTCGGTACGCCGGTCCACACGGCGAACGCGTCGTTGATCGCTTTCTGGCTGGCGGTGAAGCCGATCTTCGCGTCGCCGGCCTGATCGAGGTAGTACCGCACCGGCTGGCCCTCGTCGGGGAGGAACCAGCGCACGTTGTTGAAGAGCTTGAACCCCTCGGCGTCGGTCGGCGCGGGGACCGTCGCGGCCGCGCGCGCGCCGGAGGCCGACGCGAGCGGCTGCAGCATGCGCGGCACCGGCTGACTGCGCACGATGTCCTGAAGCCGGGCGACGAACGGGCCGGCGAGGCGACGGTCGGCCGGGTCGTGGGTCTGGAGGCGCGCGCCGCCGAGGACCACGACGCCGTCCTCGTCGAGCGAGCGGCTCGCGACGCGCGCGCCGCTCGCGGGATCGGTCGCGACCGAGAACTTGCCGAGCCCCATCTGGGTCGTGCGGAGAAACCCCTCGCCGTCCTGGCCCAGGAAGGCGATGACGCTCTCGCCGACCTCGTAGCGCGCGGCGCCGTAGAGGTGCAGCTCGTCGTCGCCGACGCGGCCGCCGGGGTCGCGAATCGTGATGGTCGCCTGCGGGAGATATCCTTTGATGACGTGCTCCACCGCGAGGGTCGTGAACGTGACGATCGAGCCGCCGCTCGTGCGCTCGGCGTGCACGTCGGCCACGGTGCCGGTCACGATCGCGTCGGCGGAGAGCGTGAGCGCCTCGTCGCTCATGCGGACGAGCGTCGTCGCGCGTGCGGGCGCCGACATCAGGAGCAGCAGCCCGGCGAGCGCGGCCGCGACGCGCAGCGTGACGAGAACGGACCGACGAAGCATCGAACCCCTCCGCGACCCGAACGTGGGTCACGGGGCGCGCAGCAAAGCAGGTGCCAGCAGCGGGAGCGCATGGGACGCGCGCGGTCGTCGCTACGAGCCCGCGCTTGCGTGCCGGGCGCGTGGCGACCGTCATCGACGTGACGGAAAGCTGACGCGCGCGTCGGAAGACGGACTCGCGGCTCGCATGTCCGTTGCCTTGCAGCTTCGCTTGGCGCTAAAGACCGGCCATGCCGGCGTCCGACGATCCGAAGCTCGAGGTCACCGTGCTCGGCTCCTCGGACGCGTTCTGCAGCGGCGGGCACCCGCACGCGACGTACCTGGTCGAGACCGCGCGGGCGACGTTCCTCGTGGATTGCGGTCCGACGGTCCTGCTGGCGCTGAAGCGCCACGGCATCGACACCGCCCGCGTCGACTTCGTCGTCATCAGCCACATGCACGGCGACCACTTCGCCGGGCTGCCCTTCCTGCTGCTCGAGTCGATCTACGAGCGCCCGCGGACGCGGCCGCTCGTGGTGCTCGGTCCGCGCGGCGTCGCGGCGCGCGTCTGGGCGCTCACACGCACGCTCTACCCGGACGTGGTGCCGGACACGCTGCCGTTCGCGCTCGAGTTCGTGGAGCTCGAGCCCGAGCGTCGCGCGACGATCGCGGACGTCGAGCTCCATCCCGTGCGCGTGCCGCACCAGGACGAGGACGTCTCGCTCGCCGTCGGTTTCGCCTCGGGCGGGAAGCGGCTGCTCTACAGCGGCGATTCGCCCTGGGACGACCGCTTCCTCGAGCTCGCGCGCGACGTCGATCTCTTTCTCTGCGAGTGCACTGCGTACGACGAGCCCATGGGCCGCCACATCGAGTGGACGACGCTCGCGCCGCTCGTGCCCCGGCTCGGGTGCCGTCGCCTCGTGCTGATCCACCTCGGCCGGAAGATGCGCGAGCATTGCGGCGAGCTCGGCGTCGAGTGCGCGAGCGAGGGCATGAAGATCCGGCTGTAGGCGGGCCACTCAGCGCCGGCGCGGGCGCGGCGGCGGACCGCCGTACGGATGACCCGGCCGCACGAGCACCGAGCCCTCCGCTTCCTCGCGCGCCTTCGTGTCGTCCTCGACCACGAACGCGCCGACGCTCCGCCGCAGGAGCTCCGCGAAGAAGGGGAGCGATGCGGCGCCGCGTTCGAGGCTCGCGGCGGTCGCGGCCGCGGCGCGCGCGCTCGGCTCGCGCCCGGTCGCGTGCAGCACGAAGGCCATTTCCTCGAGCCGGCGGCGGTACGACGCCGCCGCGGCGCCGGTGAAGAGCTCGCGCTCGGCGCGCGCCAGCACGGCCTGCACGCGCTCCTCCTGCTGGGGACGGCTCAGCAGGATCGGGCTCGCGCGCGCGGCGCGGATCTCGTCGAGATATGGTGCGAGCGTGTCCCGCTCGAGGAGCCACGTCGCGAAGTCGATTTCGTCGAGCAGCGCCGCGCCCTCGGCGGCCGCGGCCGCGTCGCTCGCGACCTCCGGCGCGATGCGTGCGAGCATCGGAGACGTGAGCGGGGCGGGCGGCTGACTCGTGAGGCGCGCGCGCAACGCGGGGTACTGCCCCACGGTTTCGGCGATGCCGCCGGCGCGGGCACGCTCGTAGCCTTCCGCGAGGAGCGCGTCACCGTAGGCTCCGTCGATCGCGACCATCCGGACGTGATGCAGCGCGCGCAGGTCGTCGTGCATGCGGCGCAGCGACTTCCGCGGCAGCTCGGCGAGGTTCACGTCCCGGAGGCCCTTCGGCTCGTTCAAGATGGCGGTCATCACGAGAAGCCCGCCGCCCGCCTGCGGACGCGCGATCCGGACCAGCCGATCGCCGCGGCCGTCGATGCCGGAGACCCAACCTTCGAGCGCGGTCGCCGTCCAGCGCGGCGGGGCCACGGCTGCGGCGGGGGACGCCGGCGCGACGACCCCGCGTTGCCCGAAGCGATAGAGCGCGCGCCGCGCGTCCTTCGCGACCGCCTTCCAGCCGCGGCCCTCGGCCGCTGCCGCGAGCTCGCGGAGCGCCACGGCGTGCGCCTCGTCGACGACGGTGCTCAGGCGCTCGACGAGCGCGCGGTCGAGCGCGGCGGTGCGGCCGGCGAGCGCGAGCAGGTCAGCCGGCGTCGTGTCGTCGTCGGCGACGCCGGCCGCGCGGAGCGCTTCGCGCCCGGCCGCGGCGTCGTCACTCATCGCGCGTCGCGGTCACCGTGGCGCGTGGGTACTGCTCGAGCTTCGCGGTCACGTGATCGCGGATCCACTTGCCGTCCCACCATGCGACGGGGTCGACGTGGACGCCGTAGAGCATGATGCTGAAGTGCAGGTGATCGCCGCCGGCGAGCCCCGTCTCGCCGGTCCGGCCGAGGGTCTCGCCGCGTTGCACTTCCTGTCCTTGCGTCACGGTGATCGCGCTCAAGTGGCCGTAGAGCGAGAAGATGCCGAGCCCGTGGTCGACGATGACCGCCTCGCCGTAGATGCCGAGGTCGTCGGCGAAGACGACCTTGCCGGTGCTCGCCGCGACGACCGGAGCCTGGCGGAGCGATGCGAGGTCGTACCCGAGGTGCGTCTGGGTATCGATGATGGTTCCGTCGTGGCGATACGAGCGGCGATCGCCGAAGCCGGCGAGCGGCGCGCTGTTCGGCTGGCGGAGGAACGCACCGTCCCACCTGGGCGTCGCGGCCGACGTGCGGGTGGCTTCCTTGATCCGCACCTCGCTGTTCTGCCGCACGGTTCGGTTCACGTAGAGGTAGCCCTGCACGAGATCGGGCTGCGCGGGCAGGCGACTCGCGTTCAGGATCTCGGGCACCTTGCGCTCGAGGAACGGGTCGTCGATGTCGAGCGTCTTGTTCGCGAAGGTGCGCGGCTTCACGACCGTGTGGAACGTCACTTCGCGCCGGTTCCCTGCGGCGTCCTCGGCGACGGTTTTCGCGGTGGCCTTGTGGTCGAGGTCCTGCGGGACGGCGAAGAACGCCGCGTGGATGGCCGGGTCGGCGAAGAGCCCGGCCGTACCCGGAAAGAAGTAGCTCGCCACCGCGACACCGCTCCTCACCGCGTCGGACGAGGTCCTGTAGAGCATGAAATCGAGGCCGCCGAGCGTGAGGTAGTGCTGCTGCGAGAGCACCTCGACGGTCGGCGGGCTCAGATCGATGGTGAAGGGCGCTTCGAGCAGCACCGGATCGCTGCGCAGCCAGCGCAGCCAGGAATAGTCGCCCGCGAACACCCGGAGCGTCGCCGGTCCCTCGCCGAGCTTGTGGTCGATCGGCGCGAGCGGCCTGCTGACCGTGGTCTCGAAGATCCCGCTGCCGCGCCACGTCTGGGCGGGGTAGGTCTCGCTGGCGAGCACGGTGGTGGCGCCGTTGCTCTCGACCTCGACGCGGCTCCACGCGAGCCCGGTGCCGACGTCGTGGAGCGTGACGTCGATCGTGCTGCCGCGGCCGAGGGCGGTGACGGGATGCGCGAGCTCCGCGGTCGGCCGCCGGCGCTCGAGCTTCACCCACCCGACGAAGACGATCGACGCGACGAGCGCGAGCGTGACTCCGAGCACCAGCCGGCGACCCACTCCACCCTCGCGCTGGCCACGTTGTCGCCCTTGCCGTGCCATCGACCCGCTCGCGACCTTACGAGCCGCTCCGAAGGGTGTCAATCTTGCCGGGCCGCGAGCGCGGTGATGAGGTCGAGCAAGCTCGCAGTGATCCGCTGCGTCGCGCCCCAGATCACGCGGCCGTCGTGACGATAGGCCGTGACCGGGATCGCACGCCCCTCGATCGTCCACGATTCCGTGACGCTCGTCGCGGGATCGTCGAGAACGCGGAGCGGCAGCGCGAACGCGTCGTGCACCTCGCGCGGGTCCAGGCGGAGCGCGTAGGGGTGCGGGACGCGCGCCACGAAAGGCGTGATGACGAAGTTCGAGCTGAAGGTGCGGATCGGGTCGAGCGCGCCGAGCACGTCGACGTCGGAGGCGCGGAGACCGATCTCTTCGTCGGCCTCGCGGAGCGCGGTCGCGAGCAGCGAGGGGTCGCGCTCGGGCGCGTGGCGCCCGCCGGGGAAGGCGACCTGTCCGGCGTGCTGGGGCAGGGCGGCGCTGCGGGTCGTATAGAGGAGGTGCAGGTCGTCGTCGACGTCGAAGAGCGGCACCAGCACGGCCGCCTGGACGGCCGACGACGGCGGCGGCGCCGGGCGCGGCTCGGCGAGCGCCGCCCGCAGCGCCGGCAGGATCTCGCGGGTCATCGGGCCGGATATCACGGCGGTTCGCCCGCCCGAA encodes:
- a CDS encoding class I SAM-dependent RNA methyltransferase, with the translated sequence MTTLAYGPDAVGRRDGRVVFVPGAAPGDRVRVRVVEEHGNWARAALLHVCAPGPARRDPPCPWARECGGCPWQHVDYVTQLAAKETNVRESLARIAGVTPRALAPILAAPSEWAYRHRIRVHVGAGGVVGYRRPRSHALVPIDRCPIAEPAVAAGLAPLRALVGSLQTTLEDVEIVANGRKGLVLDATARGAFAAADDGAIRAWLAATPTAAGVALRGRTWTRRFGVTEITVRSEIDAAPTVQRAGTFTQVNPAANLLLVRTVVAMVGGGAPVLDLFCGAGNLTLPLARAASSVVAVDQDPRAVEDGAASAAASGLVNARFEVAAADDHLRRHGLSGADVVVLDPPRTGAAAVAGLLARLAPRRIVYVSCDPTTLARDVRTLAGAGFVVARVQPIDLFPQSPHVETILEAVLTAP
- a CDS encoding NAD-glutamate dehydrogenase; this encodes MSRPAAVETDRLARIVSRVRERHAGWEDEAIAVLATALFSKDGEPWAEELGDEAAAAVATRSFAFLAAPGQAPRVRTRADDVATVLETVATDRPFIVDTIRNCVRAAGIEVRHVLHPLLTTRREPAAGGELGRLQGLDAAGESGRRESLVLAVLPPLDAERRADLEASVAARLADLVLVTDDYPALVAATEGVVAHLDGYKGGSAAWDDEVQEVQELLRWLIAGGFVFLGYRSVSLEERDDVPTLALDPDSGLGLLRRTERSHYAEPTPVASIPEPIRSRVVGGPLLVLARTTAHAPVHRDVRMEYVGVKKLDRQGRVRGEFRLLGLFTFQAHADEASEIPVLRRRLQQVLQAERVVPDSHEHREILAVFDTLPKADLFAMSVDAIRGEIRAILAAERTRELSLTLRPDPLERGVAATIVMPRDAFSEVVRDRVRDLLATRFGGEVVEDHVVLGEGEHARLHVSLAASRAQVLAIRREDLQCEIAELTRGWNDRLRDRLRSARGDVDGAALADRYAAIFPDAYKAATDPATAADDVAELEALAGGGRTRIALADAAGHPEPYTALKLYLREPLVLSDVMPVLEDLGLRVFAENTVLLPALDGAPAHVETFLVRTEAGDRVDVARDAARLVATVLAVREGRVESDGLHRLVPAAGLAWQEVQVLRAYAAYAAQIGAAPSPRASVEALIRNPSHAALLFAWFGARHDPHADRGRASAAYEAFVRALDDVPSIADDRVLRALGNMVGATVRTSYYAGLAAGRGDTVAFKIDGTRVDHMPKPRPLYEIFVHGPRIEGVHLRAGRIARGGLRWSDRRDDFRTEVLGLMKTQTVKNAVIVPVGAKGGFVVKGPVSPPAVLDAYRTFVGCLLDLTDDVDGDRIARPEGTVCHDEPDPYLVVAADKGTATFSDVANALAEERGFWLGDAFASGGSHGYDHKRMGITARGAWECVALHFRELDGRDVARDPFTVTGIGDMSGDVFGNGLLCSRAARLRAAFDHRHVFLDPDPDPEASYAERTRLFALPHSSWADYRPEALSAGGAVIPRGTKIVRLSAEARAMLGIAAETIDGDQLIQAVLRMPTDLLFNGGIGTYVKSRGESNADVGDGTNATVRVNASELRARVVGEGGNLGFTQRARVEFALAGGRINTDAIDNSAGVDTSDHEVNLKIALQPPVASGAMTTAERNALLQELAEDVAALVLAHNRSQSRAISRDQRRSETRLVHFREMMADLEATGLLDRALEGLPDRDALRARRSIARGLTRPELAVLLAYAKMHATRLLASDALCEDPHLERVLLAYFPARMVARCRDAIRVHRLRREIIATTLTNDVVDLMGAAFFTRTMRESGATAPDVARAFVVADALSDARAIAARAVDAGPTIETRILDLVVAGLDRAVRWILAAYPRLGPLDAMIDRTRPALAEAEAALPAAERARRDARVAALVAEQVPTDLAAACVRLEGLRALLDVAHVAGATNIPPATAAAAYFGAAEIFDFAWLRQALDDVAGEDRWERRAVESLGAELDHVRRELTRQLLAGSGEVAARVVTFRLRRAATLERIRALLADLQSAGTVTLPAIMVLVRELGRLEEAA
- a CDS encoding MBL fold metallo-hydrolase; this translates as MPASDDPKLEVTVLGSSDAFCSGGHPHATYLVETARATFLVDCGPTVLLALKRHGIDTARVDFVVISHMHGDHFAGLPFLLLESIYERPRTRPLVVLGPRGVAARVWALTRTLYPDVVPDTLPFALEFVELEPERRATIADVELHPVRVPHQDEDVSLAVGFASGGKRLLYSGDSPWDDRFLELARDVDLFLCECTAYDEPMGRHIEWTTLAPLVPRLGCRRLVLIHLGRKMREHCGELGVECASEGMKIRL
- a CDS encoding thrombospondin type 3 repeat-containing protein, whose product is MYSFAHFDGRGAGLTDDDRAGASYLYPGNGAGEPTPAPTPTIAPTPPPPDADADGIADAEDNCPAASNGRQEDIDGDGIGDACDNCDAMANPDQLATDACGLLVIQSMRIAIGKAAHEDSITIKGRFDAIAAAAMAEVAGQALTMTLAKTDGDQLMQVVVPARDWKMNRNGTSLSFADKTGQLLGGVKKVTLHSRDGARYTLALTAAHLDLERSRAPELVLSVAVASERYVSASGCQTNRRANRVVCRQKTR